The Bacillota bacterium region CCAGGCTTCAGGAGATGCGGCGGGATTTCGTGGCCAACGTCTCCCACGAGCTGCGCACGCCCCTGGCCACCGTGAAGGGCTACGTGGAAACGCTACTCGACGGGGCCATGGACGACCGGGAGGTGTGTGAGCGTTTCCTGCATACGGTGGCTGCCGAGACAGAGAGGATGACCCACCTGGTGCAGGACCTGCTGCTGCTGTCCCAACTGGAGCACGGGCAGGCCTCCTGGCACATGGAGCCCGTCGACATGCGCGATCCCGCCGAGCAGGCCCTGGAGAGGTTGCGCCCGGCAGCCGAGCGCAAGGGGTTGAAACTTACCCTTGACGCCCCCGACGATTTGCCCATGGTGGTGGGGGACGAGGTAAGGTTGACGCAGGTGTTCTCAAACCTGCTCTCCAATGCCGTTGAGTTTACGCCGCCTGGGGGCAGGGTCACTGTGTCCCTGCATGTGGAGGCGCGGCGGCTCGTGTGTGCCGTGGAAGACACGGGCGTGGGCATCCCGGCCGAGGACCTACCGCGGGTTTTCGAGCGTTTTTACCGGGTGGACAAGGGTCGCTCCCGGGAACTGGGTGGAACCGGACTGGGCCTCTCTATTGCCCAGGAAATAGTGCAGGCCCACGGCGGAGATATCTGGATTACCAGCACCGTGGGGCAGGGTACCCGGGTCACCTTCTGGGTTCCCCTGGGGGATGATGCCAGTGGGCGATAACAGGCGCTGGGAGAAGGTAAAAGGTGGCGTCCTGGTCCTGCTGGTCGTCCTCAGCCTGGTCCTTTCCTTCGGCGTGTGGTGGAGCGCTGCTGGTCCTCTCACCGGAGAGGAACTGTGGAGGCAGGAGCCACCCTCGGTACCACCGCCCCCCGAGTGGTCCCAGGTGGTCAAGCCCACCCGCCTTTTCGTCCACCTGGGGGGAGATCGCCACGCCCTGTTCCTGCCCGGTTCGGGCGGGTACCAGGACCTCTGGGAGGGGGGCTGTGTGCGCGCGGGGCTCCTGGCCCAACTGGGGCCGCCTGCGCAGGAGCCGTTGCGGGACGCGGACGCGCGGGCGCTGGAAGATGGTGCCTTCTTCGAAGTGCGGTTTGGCGCCCCCCTGCCAGGGAGTGTAGTCGCGCGGGCCTACGGTCTGCGCGGTGGCAGTGAGGATCCGGTAGAGGGGTTTGTGGTCAGCCCCCAGCGTTGGCCTTACGTGGCCGTGCGACGCCAGGGCCGGGTCTACCCGCTGGAAGGGGGGGCTGATCGGGACTATCGCACGCTGGCCCAGCTTCTCTCCGGCCTGGCAGCGCCCGAGGTCCTGGCGAAGCAAGGTGGTATCCCCCTGGTGGCCCCCGCCCTGCCGGAAGGGTGGGAAGCCGGCCCCGGCCTGTGGGTACCCAAACTGGGTGCCGTGCCCCGGCTGGCAGCCGGCTTCGTTCCCCCGCCGGGTTACGGGCACACCCTGGTGAGCGAATTCTTCGCCGACCCCACCGTGGTGCGCCGCATCGAGGAGCGGGATGGCGCCACCATCTTCACCGATGGCCGGTCGGGCCTGAGGGTTTACCCCTCGGGGGCGCTCGAGTACAACACCCCGCGCGCGACGGCGGCGCGCGGGAGTATTGAGCCCGATTCTGCTTTCTCCGTGGCCCTCTCCTTCGTTACCGCCCACGGCGGGGTCCCGGAGGGGATGGTCCTGTGGGGATGCTGGTCCGTCCGGCCGGAAGGGGAACGGGCGTGGAGACTGGGTATGGGCCTGCTGGCGAACGGCCTGGTGGCAGTGGCGCCCGGGGGAGCGGTGAGCCTGGCGGTGGGAGAGCACGGGCTGTACGAGTACCGGGCTGCTGCCTGGATCCCCTGGGAAAAGGCGACCGGTTCTCACCGCATCATGCCCGCCCAGGAGGCTCTGGCCCGGCTGGCCGCCCGGCATCCCGACCGAACACGGGTGGCGGATGTATACCTGGCGTACGTGGGCCATCCCGCGGCGGGCGGCGAACTGCGCCCCGCCTGGATCGTCCGCACGGACGAGGAGTCCTGGGCCGTGGACGGTGTCACCGGCCAGGTGCAATCCCTGGGAGGAAGGTGGTAGAAATTGGACTGGCCGCGGGCCAAGAATATCTTGATCATCGCCTTCCTCGGAGTTAATCTTTTGCTTGGCTACCGCCTGTGGGCGGGGCCGGCAACGCCAAATGCCTCCCTCTACAGGGTGACCGCCCGGGAAGTGCGGGAGGTGACGGCTCAGTTGCGGGAACGGGGCGTCGTTCTCGCAGCGGAGATCCCCCGGCGGGCCCGTCCCCTGCCCCTGCTCACCGTGAGTAACCCCCAACCGGATCCCGCTGCCCTGGCTGCCCGGTTCCTGGGAGCGGGCGCAAAGGTGGTTGCCCAGGGTGAGGTCTGGGTGGGGCGGAAGGGCCAGGAGGCCGTGGTGATATATCCGGGGGGAGAGGTGTTTTACCGCCGGCTGCCAGCGTCCTCGGCGGGTGCCGCGCCCGGGTCTCTGGCCCCGGCTGGAGCGGCAGCCGGGTCGCCCGCTGCAACTGGCGGGGGAGAGCCGGATGCGACCCGGGCGGTGCAGCTGGCGCGTGAGTTCTGGGCCCAGCGTGGTGGGCTGCCTGCCGGTGGGGAGCTGGACTACCGCACCCCCGTCGGGGGGGGACGGTACCTGGTGGTGTTCACCTGCAAGACCGCAGGCCACCGCTTCTTCGGCAGCCGTGCCATGGCCCTGGTCGGTCCGCACGGGGTGGAGGAAGCGTATGCCGCCTGGCCGGTCCCGGAGAAGCCCTCCGGTAGCGCCCGACCCATCCTGCCCGCCACCGAGGCGCTGGTGCGGGCGGTCCCCTTCCTGGTGAAGAAGGGGGCAGTGGTGGTGCAGGTGGAAGCGGGGTTCTACAGCCCCGTGTATGACGCCCGCGAGTGGGAGGCGGTCCCGGTGTGGCGGGTGCGGCTTGGCTCGGGCACGGTGCTCTACGTGAACGCCTACACCGGCGAACTGGAAGGCCTGGATCAGCCTTATCCTCGCCAGGGGCAGGAGATGTTCGGACCCCTGCAGAAGCAAACAAGCCAGGCAAGGTGAGGATGGTGCATATTGTCTAAACTCAGGGTGGTGGGGGGGCGTCCCCTCCACGGCACAATCAGAGCGTCGGGATCCAAGAATGCGACGGTGGCGGCTATTCCCGCCGCGCTGCTGGCGCGGGGCCCCAGCCGCCTTGAGAACGTCCCTGCTATAGGCGACGTGCATGTGTTCATCAACATCCTGCGGGAGTTGGGGGCCGACATATCCTGGCGGGGGCCGGGCATGCTGGAGATAAATCCCAACGGGTTCCAGTGCTGGAAGGCCCCCTACGACCTGGTGAAGAGGCTGCGGGCCTCCTACTACTTGCTGGGGGTGCTGCTGGCCAGGTTCGGACAGGCCGAGGTCGCCCTTCCCGGGGGATGCGACATCGGTGTTCGCCCCATTGACCTGCACATTAAGGGTTTCAGGGCCCTGGGGGCAGAGGTGAGCCTGGAGTACGGGGTGGTCAAGGCGCGCGCCGAGCGCCTGCGGGGCGCCACCATCTACCTGGATGACGCCAGCGTGGGGGCCACCATCAACATCATGCTGGCGGCGTGCGTGGCCGAGGGCACCACGGTTATCGAGAACGCAGCCCGCGAACCCCACGTGGCCGACGTGGCGAACTACCTCAACGCCATGGGGGCCCGCATCCACGGTGCCGGTACCGAATTCATTCGCATCCAGGGCGTCCCTTACCTGGTGGGTGGCGAGCACGCCATCATCCCAGACGAGATCGAAGTGGGCACCTACATGATGGCTGCGGTCGCCACCGGGGGCGAAGTTTGCATAGAGAACGCCATCGCCAAGCACCTGGAGGCGGTGGCGGCCAAATTGAGGGAGACGGGCGCGGAGGTGGAAACCAACGGCGACTGGATTCGGGTGAGGGGCCCTCGCAGGCCCCGGGCTGCCAACGTGCGCACCCTGCGCTACCCCGGATTCCCCACTGACCTGCAGCAGCCCTACGTATCCGTAGCGGCACTGGCTGAGGGAGTGAGCGTGATCCACGAGACCATATACGAGAACCGTTTCACCTTCGTGAGCGAACTTCTGCGCATGGGGGCCAGGATCAAGGTGGAAGGCCGCACGGCCATCGTGGAGGGTGTGGAGCGGCTGCTGGGGGCGCCGGTGCGGGCCCGCAACGATCTGCGGGGTGGAGCTGCCCTGGTGGTGGCAGCCCTGGCTGCCGAGGGGGAATCGGAGATCGACGACCTGCAGTACATCGAACGCGGCTACGAGCGCCTGGACGAAAAGCTGCGCGCGCTGGGCGCTCAGGTGACGCGCGTGCCTTAATCGGGGGTGGGTGCCCCGCCCGCGGTGTTCCCTGCCCCCGGGCAGGGGGTGTGCGGGCGGCCCCGGAGGGATTCAATCAGGCCACCCGGTTCTGGAGGTGGAAGTGTGAGCTACTTCTATGGTCCGCTGGAACCAAAGAGACGCATATTCTCGGTCCGATTCCTGGCCGTCGTGGTACTGGTAGCCTGTGTCCTGGGGGCCCTCGGTTTCGGAGTCCTGGCCCCTGATGCCTGGGTTGCATCGGTGCGCGGTATCCGCAGGCCCCAGCCGGTGACCGTGGCTCCGGTCCACGCCTCTCCCGTTTTGCCGGGGGCAGAGTGGCCGGTGGTGGCCGTGGCCGAGAGAGTGGGCCCCTCGGTCGTGGGCATCGAGGCGACGGTGTACTACTGGGGTTGGTCCCGCGAGACCAAGGGAGGCTCGGGCGTCATCCTGACCCAGGACGGGTACATCGTCACCAACCATCACGTGATAGAGGGAGCCCGCGAGGTCACGGTCATCCTGCCCGACAAGCGCCGGGTTCCCGCCCGCGTGGTGGGTTCCGATGGCCTCTACGACCTGGCCGTGCTGAAGGTGGACGTGGTCGGCCTCAAGCCGGCTGCGTTCGGCGATTCCGACGCCCTCAAGGTGGGGGAGCTGGCGGTGGCCATTGGGAACCCGGTGGGTCCGGCCTTTGAGCGCACGGTGACCGCCGGCATCATCAGCGGGTTGAACCGGGCTGTACAGATCGAGGAGAGGGACTACATCCTCGAGCTGATCCAGACCGATGCCGCGATCAACCCCGGCAACAGCGGTGGCCCCCTGTGCAACTCCCGGGGTGAGGTAATCGGCATAAACACCATCAAGGTCATCGTACCCAACGTGGAGGGCATGGGACTGGCCATCCCGTCCAAGATGGTGCTGCGGGTGGTCAACGAGCTCATGCAGTACGGCCGAGTGATCCGGCCTCGTCTGGGGGTGGGCCTGTACGATCCGCGCGCGCTGAACATCCCGAAGGGGGTTCCCGTGCAGGAGGTCGATCCCCGTGGCCCGGCGGCAGCGGCCGGCATCAGGGCAGGGGACATCATCCTCGCCCTGGGCGGGCGCGAGGTGAACTCCCTGGCCGAGTTCCGCACCGCCCTGTACGAGCACCGTCCCGGCGACAAGCTGCAGGTGGTGGTCCAGCGCGGCAACCGGCGCCTTGAGTTCACCGTCACCCTCGCAGAAGCCCCGTAACCGCGTGCCGCAGCCGCTGATTTGCGTCAGTTGCCGGTGGTTTCTTTGTCTGCCTCGGGGCTGGCTTCGGGCTCGGCACCGGGGTTGGCTTCGGGTTGTCCCGTTCCCGCTGAGCCATCCCGGTTGCCCCCCTGGGTGTGCGCGGGAGGTGGCGGAGGAGGCGGGGGGCGGTTGGCCAGGTAGCCGGGGGAGTCTTCCCACCCCCATTCGGGCGGGCTCCCCGACCACCACGCCGGGGAGACCGCGCTGGGCTCCGTGCCGGCAATGAACACCTCGGTCACCACGGGGGAAGAGGGGTTGGGGAGCAGACCGTCCACGGCGGAGACCTGTACCCAGGTGATTCCCTGGGGCACCGGGAATTCCCGCGGGGGAACGTTGTGTAACGCAGAACTCATGAAGGTTCCCCACACCGGGGCGGCGATGCCGCCTCCGGTGGACCACAGCGAGGTGGTGCCATCGTCGTACCCCACCCACACGGCCGCCAGCAGGTCGGGGGTGTAGCCCACGAACCAGGCGTCACGTAGCTCGTCGGTGGTCCCGGTTTTGCCGGCGGCCGGCCTGTTGATGACGGGACCGAGGCGGGCGGCAGTGCCGCCCGGTGAAAATACGCTGCGCAAAAGGTCGGTGACGATGTAGGCCACCCGCTCGTCCAGCACCTTTTCGCGGGGCGGTGGTGTCCGGCCGGGGTTGACCAGGACGCGGCCGCGGGAATCCTCCACCCGCAGGATGCAGGTGGGGGTGACCCGGTAGCCGCCGTTGGCCAGGGCACAGTACGCCGCGGCCAGTTCCAGCGGGGATACGGGGGAGGCTCCCAGGGCCAGGGGGCCAACTGCTTCCAGGGGGCTCTGGATACCCATGAGTTTGGCGTAGCGTACCAGGCGGGATGGTCCCAGGGCCATGCACCACCGGGATGCCACCACGTTATCCGAAATCTTCAGGGCCTCCCTCATCATGAGGGGGCGGTAATGGTAGGGTTCGTGGTTTTCCGAGGTGTAGTCGGTGGGGATCCAGGGGCGAGCGGGAGTGGGTCCCGGATACACTACTGGCTCACACACCTGCTGTTCCACCACGGTGTGACCGCTGTCGACCAGGGCCGCGTACAGAAAGGGCTTGAACGCCGACCCCGGCTGCCGGCGCACCGGCGGTGCGGCCCGGTTGAGCTGAGTCACTGAGAAGTCCTTACCGCCCACCATGGCCCGTATGTACCCCGTCAAGGGCTCCATGGCCACGAGAGCTGCCTGGGGCTGGGGGACACCGTTGGGGTCGCGCCCCCGCTCGGGTACCAGCTGGGCGATGGTCTTCTCCGCCGCCCGCTGCATGTCCAGGTCCAGGGTGGTGTAGATGCGGTATCCCGCCCGGTAGATGTCCCCCGTGAGGTCGGGGTAACGTTTCCCCAGTTCGGACAGCACGTAGGTGGCGAAGTATCCCGCTTCCCCGGGCGGACGCAATCCGGCCAGGCGGATGGCAGTCGATTTGGCCTGCTGGGCCTGCAGGGGCGTGATCATGCCCGCCTGCACCATGCGG contains the following coding sequences:
- a CDS encoding UDP-N-acetylglucosamine 1-carboxyvinyltransferase; the protein is MSKLRVVGGRPLHGTIRASGSKNATVAAIPAALLARGPSRLENVPAIGDVHVFINILRELGADISWRGPGMLEINPNGFQCWKAPYDLVKRLRASYYLLGVLLARFGQAEVALPGGCDIGVRPIDLHIKGFRALGAEVSLEYGVVKARAERLRGATIYLDDASVGATINIMLAACVAEGTTVIENAAREPHVADVANYLNAMGARIHGAGTEFIRIQGVPYLVGGEHAIIPDEIEVGTYMMAAVATGGEVCIENAIAKHLEAVAAKLRETGAEVETNGDWIRVRGPRRPRAANVRTLRYPGFPTDLQQPYVSVAALAEGVSVIHETIYENRFTFVSELLRMGARIKVEGRTAIVEGVERLLGAPVRARNDLRGGAALVVAALAAEGESEIDDLQYIERGYERLDEKLRALGAQVTRVP
- a CDS encoding trypsin-like peptidase domain-containing protein; this encodes MSYFYGPLEPKRRIFSVRFLAVVVLVACVLGALGFGVLAPDAWVASVRGIRRPQPVTVAPVHASPVLPGAEWPVVAVAERVGPSVVGIEATVYYWGWSRETKGGSGVILTQDGYIVTNHHVIEGAREVTVILPDKRRVPARVVGSDGLYDLAVLKVDVVGLKPAAFGDSDALKVGELAVAIGNPVGPAFERTVTAGIISGLNRAVQIEERDYILELIQTDAAINPGNSGGPLCNSRGEVIGINTIKVIVPNVEGMGLAIPSKMVLRVVNELMQYGRVIRPRLGVGLYDPRALNIPKGVPVQEVDPRGPAAAAGIRAGDIILALGGREVNSLAEFRTALYEHRPGDKLQVVVQRGNRRLEFTVTLAEAP
- a CDS encoding PBP1A family penicillin-binding protein, whose product is MQSRRERKKRPGRSGKVILGLLAALALLVLGAALAVPLPQIQVPEASVIYDHHGRPAVHLYVQKRVEVPLSRVPRHLQQAVLAIEDEHFYRHPGINPAAIARAAWRNLLAGRIVEGGSTITQQLAKNLTGRTERTLVRKAYEALVTLRLEILFSKARILEMYLNSIYFGHGAYGVEVAAQTYFGHDVSQVDLPEAALLAGLIRAPEIYSPYRDPEAALRRRNLVLDRMVQAGMITPLQAQQAKSTAIRLAGLRPPGEAGYFATYVLSELGKRYPDLTGDIYRAGYRIYTTLDLDMQRAAEKTIAQLVPERGRDPNGVPQPQAALVAMEPLTGYIRAMVGGKDFSVTQLNRAAPPVRRQPGSAFKPFLYAALVDSGHTVVEQQVCEPVVYPGPTPARPWIPTDYTSENHEPYHYRPLMMREALKISDNVVASRWCMALGPSRLVRYAKLMGIQSPLEAVGPLALGASPVSPLELAAAYCALANGGYRVTPTCILRVEDSRGRVLVNPGRTPPPREKVLDERVAYIVTDLLRSVFSPGGTAARLGPVINRPAAGKTGTTDELRDAWFVGYTPDLLAAVWVGYDDGTTSLWSTGGGIAAPVWGTFMSSALHNVPPREFPVPQGITWVQVSAVDGLLPNPSSPVVTEVFIAGTEPSAVSPAWWSGSPPEWGWEDSPGYLANRPPPPPPPPAHTQGGNRDGSAGTGQPEANPGAEPEASPEADKETTGN